A genome region from Paenibacillus pabuli includes the following:
- a CDS encoding galactokinase, with protein sequence MNIHELKQKFIEKYGESEADLRVFHAPGRVNLIGEHIDYNGGYVLPAALEFGTTLVIRERKDDKLQLASTNMSYEGVLDTSSIGKEKTGEWTDYPVGVMVELQAKGVKVTKGYDFLYHGEIPNGAGLSSSASLEVLTGYAIQSMEGVSEIDTVQLSLLSQKAENEFVGVNCGIMDQFAVANGAEDHAILLMCDTLEYEKVPFRTGSYKLVIGNTNKRRGLVDSAYNERRSQCEQALAILKEQLPALDYLAQLTPEQFVTLQDHIKDEKVRQRAEHVVEENARVLASVEALRNNDLETFGKLMNASHESLRYLYEVSCEELDVMVEEAQRISGTLGARMTGAGFGGCTVSLVHEDDVERFVREVGAAYEARTNLKGDFYVCGVGDGVKELKEAK encoded by the coding sequence TATTGAGAAGTACGGAGAGAGTGAAGCGGATCTCCGTGTATTCCATGCTCCTGGACGTGTCAATCTGATCGGGGAACATATCGACTACAATGGTGGGTACGTGCTTCCGGCAGCACTTGAATTCGGTACAACACTTGTTATACGGGAACGGAAGGACGACAAATTACAGCTGGCTTCCACCAATATGTCCTATGAAGGCGTGCTGGACACATCCTCGATCGGCAAGGAGAAAACAGGGGAGTGGACAGATTATCCAGTTGGTGTCATGGTTGAACTGCAAGCTAAAGGCGTGAAGGTAACGAAAGGCTATGACTTCCTGTACCACGGTGAAATTCCGAACGGTGCCGGACTGTCCTCTTCCGCTTCGCTGGAGGTGCTTACAGGATACGCGATACAGTCGATGGAAGGTGTATCTGAGATCGATACAGTACAGTTGTCGCTTCTGTCACAAAAAGCAGAAAACGAGTTCGTTGGCGTCAACTGCGGCATTATGGATCAGTTTGCCGTGGCTAACGGAGCAGAAGATCATGCCATTCTGCTCATGTGTGATACGCTTGAATATGAGAAAGTACCTTTCCGTACGGGCTCTTATAAGCTGGTCATTGGCAATACGAACAAACGCCGTGGTCTGGTAGACTCGGCTTATAACGAACGGCGCTCCCAGTGCGAGCAGGCACTTGCCATTTTGAAGGAACAGCTGCCTGCACTTGATTACCTGGCGCAACTGACGCCGGAGCAATTTGTAACGCTGCAGGACCACATTAAGGATGAAAAGGTAAGACAACGTGCCGAGCACGTGGTGGAAGAGAATGCACGTGTGCTTGCATCGGTGGAAGCACTGCGCAATAACGATCTGGAAACCTTCGGTAAGCTGATGAATGCGTCCCATGAATCGCTCCGATATCTGTATGAAGTAAGCTGTGAGGAATTGGACGTAATGGTGGAGGAGGCGCAGCGCATTTCAGGCACACTCGGTGCACGCATGACGGGAGCCGGATTCGGTGGATGCACCGTGTCACTGGTACACGAGGATGATGTAGAACGCTTTGTTCGCGAAGTGGGAGCAGCGTATGAAGCACGTACGAATCTCAAGGGAGACTTTTACGTGTGCGGCGTAGGCGATGGTGTCAAAGAATTGAAGGAGGCGAAGTAA
- the galE gene encoding UDP-glucose 4-epimerase GalE, whose translation MAILVTGGAGYIGSHTVAALLERGEEVVVLDNLQTGHREALLGGKLYEGDLRDKAFLAKLFAENSIDAVIHFAANSLVGESMKDPVKYYDNNVFGTLCLLEAMNAANVRRIVFSSTAATYGEPEKVPIEENDRTEPTNVYGETKLMMERMMSWFDKVQEIKYVSLRYFNAAGAHDSGKIGEDHQPESHLIPLVLQTALKQRPHIAVFGDDYATEDGTCVRDYIHVSDLADAHLRAVDYLRKGENSNVFNLGNGQGFSVKQVIETAKKVTGLDIPVVQEPRRAGDPAVLVASSAKARSVLGWNPTRTNLEDVIQSAWSWHQSHPNGYGKN comes from the coding sequence ATGGCAATTTTGGTGACAGGTGGAGCAGGATATATTGGTTCGCATACGGTAGCGGCTTTGTTGGAACGCGGCGAGGAGGTCGTGGTTCTGGACAATTTGCAGACAGGACATCGGGAAGCATTGCTGGGCGGCAAGTTGTATGAAGGAGATCTGCGTGACAAGGCATTTCTGGCAAAACTGTTCGCTGAGAACTCCATTGATGCAGTCATTCACTTTGCGGCCAACTCACTGGTTGGCGAGAGCATGAAGGATCCGGTTAAATATTATGACAACAACGTATTTGGTACATTGTGCCTGCTGGAAGCGATGAACGCAGCCAATGTACGCCGCATCGTGTTCTCTTCTACAGCCGCCACATATGGCGAGCCGGAGAAAGTGCCGATCGAAGAGAATGACCGTACCGAGCCTACGAACGTATATGGCGAAACGAAACTGATGATGGAGCGCATGATGTCCTGGTTCGATAAAGTACAGGAGATTAAATATGTGTCCCTGCGTTACTTCAATGCAGCTGGAGCACATGATAGCGGCAAAATTGGTGAAGACCATCAGCCGGAGAGCCATTTGATCCCACTCGTCCTGCAGACCGCATTGAAACAACGTCCGCACATTGCCGTGTTTGGAGATGACTACGCGACAGAAGATGGAACCTGCGTACGTGATTATATCCACGTGAGTGACTTGGCTGATGCGCATCTGCGCGCTGTTGATTATCTCCGCAAAGGGGAGAACAGCAACGTGTTTAACCTGGGGAATGGTCAAGGCTTCTCGGTAAAACAGGTTATCGAAACTGCAAAAAAAGTGACCGGACTCGATATCCCGGTTGTACAGGAGCCGCGCCGTGCAGGTGATCCGGCTGTGCTGGTAGCTTCGTCTGCCAAAGCAAGATCCGTGCTGGGCTGGAACCCGACACGGACCAACCTGGAAGATGTCATTCAGAGTGCCTGGAGCTGGCACCAATCTCATCCAAACGGCTACGGAAAAAACTAG
- a CDS encoding UDP-glucose--hexose-1-phosphate uridylyltransferase yields the protein MSQTHNAAGTTERTPEQQEALHAIERLVAFALQNKLVEEADRDYSRNLLLEQFGFSEPYDGALNETVPDGPQSLLDTLIDYGYAIGLIPENTDTYRDLLDAKIMGQLMARPSEVVRAFRHTEQTEGIEAATSKFYELSIHSNYIRMDRISKNVYWTQETPYGDMEITINLSKPEKSPKEIAMAKLLPPPVYPKCQLCRENVGYAGRVNHPARQNLRVIPLELNGEPWFFQYSPYVYYNEHCIIFHHDHVPMKLTKDTLRRLLAFVGEYPHYFIGSNADLPIVGGSILTHDHFQGGRHTFAIQNAKPEAVFRHADAPGLTLSLVKWPMSVLRLASQDPAELLEAGNAVYEAWKLYSDPSVEIQAFSEVDGEQVPHNTVTPIVRRSADGGYEMDLVLRNNRTNDAHPEGIFHPHREMHHLKKENIGLIEVMGLAILPGRLKEELDGIADILAGDTQLAEAAQASDHALNQHLRWAEELKERFGSNLDKEQAVAMVQQEVGLKFAEILEHAGVYKYDEAGRQAFRRFVESMGYTE from the coding sequence ATGTCACAGACCCATAATGCTGCAGGCACCACAGAGCGGACACCGGAGCAGCAGGAAGCACTGCATGCCATTGAACGTCTGGTTGCATTTGCCTTGCAAAACAAGCTGGTTGAAGAAGCGGATCGGGATTACAGCCGCAATCTTCTGCTGGAACAGTTCGGATTTTCCGAGCCCTACGATGGAGCGTTGAACGAGACTGTACCGGATGGGCCGCAATCTTTGCTGGATACATTGATTGATTATGGTTACGCCATTGGACTCATTCCGGAGAATACCGATACGTATCGTGATTTGCTGGATGCGAAAATTATGGGACAGTTGATGGCCCGTCCGTCCGAGGTGGTTCGCGCATTCCGCCATACAGAGCAAACGGAAGGTATTGAAGCAGCCACATCGAAATTCTACGAGCTGTCGATTCATTCCAACTACATCCGTATGGACCGGATCTCGAAGAATGTGTACTGGACCCAGGAAACGCCATATGGCGATATGGAAATTACGATTAACCTGTCCAAGCCGGAGAAAAGTCCGAAGGAAATTGCCATGGCCAAACTTCTTCCGCCGCCGGTGTATCCGAAATGCCAACTTTGTCGTGAAAATGTAGGCTATGCCGGTCGGGTGAACCATCCTGCTCGTCAAAACCTGCGTGTCATTCCGCTGGAATTAAACGGTGAACCTTGGTTCTTCCAATACTCGCCATATGTGTACTATAACGAGCATTGCATCATTTTCCATCATGATCATGTGCCAATGAAGCTGACAAAAGATACCCTGCGCAGGTTGCTTGCCTTCGTAGGGGAGTATCCGCATTATTTTATCGGTTCCAATGCGGATCTGCCAATCGTGGGTGGATCGATTCTGACTCATGACCACTTCCAAGGCGGACGCCATACGTTTGCGATCCAAAATGCGAAACCCGAAGCGGTATTCCGCCATGCGGATGCCCCAGGGCTTACCCTCAGTCTGGTGAAATGGCCAATGTCCGTTCTTCGGCTCGCTTCACAGGATCCAGCGGAACTGCTCGAGGCGGGTAACGCTGTGTATGAAGCGTGGAAACTGTACAGTGATCCTTCCGTTGAGATTCAGGCGTTCAGTGAGGTGGATGGAGAGCAAGTACCACACAATACCGTAACGCCAATCGTCCGTCGCAGTGCGGACGGTGGATATGAGATGGATCTGGTTCTCCGCAACAATCGCACGAATGATGCACATCCAGAGGGGATTTTCCACCCGCATCGTGAAATGCATCATTTGAAAAAAGAGAACATCGGACTTATCGAAGTGATGGGGCTTGCGATCCTCCCAGGGCGGTTAAAAGAAGAACTGGACGGAATCGCCGATATTCTCGCCGGGGACACTCAACTTGCGGAAGCTGCGCAAGCTTCTGATCATGCCTTGAATCAGCATCTGCGCTGGGCGGAAGAACTGAAAGAACGTTTCGGTTCCAACCTGGACAAGGAACAGGCCGTTGCCATGGTTCAGCAGGAAGTAGGCCTTAAATTTGCCGAGATTCTGGAGCATGCAGGGGTTTATAAATACGATGAAGCAGGACGTCAGGCTTTCCGTCGATTCGTAGAAAGTATGGGATATACAGAGTAG
- a CDS encoding MSMEG_1061 family FMN-dependent PPOX-type flavoprotein has product MEKKPLNIPLITDAVELQNMVGEPHEHVRNKAISFVDSHVEHFLSMSPLFFLSSSDGEGRSDASPRGDEAGFVKVLDPYRLVYPERPGNRRIDSLLNILTNPGVGMLFLIPGMNEVLRINGTASITKDEDFINSMGWTGKTIGAAVIVEVNECFIHCPRAFKQSGLWSSETWVDKESLPSTMDMFRAHLQINGLL; this is encoded by the coding sequence ATGGAAAAGAAGCCACTGAACATACCGCTAATCACCGACGCAGTAGAACTGCAAAACATGGTGGGTGAGCCTCATGAGCACGTGAGAAACAAAGCGATATCGTTTGTGGACTCCCATGTTGAACATTTTTTATCCATGTCACCATTATTTTTTCTGTCCAGTTCCGATGGGGAAGGAAGAAGCGATGCATCTCCCCGGGGAGACGAAGCAGGTTTCGTGAAGGTTCTTGATCCGTATCGGTTAGTTTACCCCGAACGTCCGGGCAATCGCCGAATCGACTCGCTGTTGAACATCTTAACCAACCCAGGCGTGGGCATGCTTTTCCTTATCCCGGGCATGAATGAAGTGTTGCGGATTAATGGAACGGCTTCTATTACGAAGGATGAGGATTTTATCAACAGTATGGGCTGGACGGGAAAAACGATAGGAGCAGCGGTTATTGTAGAGGTGAATGAATGCTTTATCCATTGTCCGAGAGCCTTCAAGCAGTCGGGACTGTGGTCTTCCGAGACTTGGGTGGATAAGGAAAGTTTGCCTTCGACCATGGATATGTTCCGTGCCCATCTGCAAATCAACGGCTTGTTATAA
- a CDS encoding iron-containing alcohol dehydrogenase yields the protein MRSFQFYNPTRLIFGKGQLEALKTEVPKYGKRVLLVYGGGSIKRSGLYDQVIGLLKEIGAKVTELAGVEPNPRLSTVHKGVDLCKTNDIELILAVGGGSVLDCAKAIAVGAKYDGDMWDFAQRKAVAQDALPLGTVLTMAATGSEMNSGSVITNQDTQEKLGWGSAYSFPAFSILDPVNTYTVPLDQTVYGMVDMMSHVLEHYFHLDANTPVQLGFCETILRTVMDAAPRLVEDLENYELRETILYCGTMALNGVLNMGLAGDWATHNIEHAVSAVYDIPHGGGLAILFPNWMKHNLDVNVDRFKRLAINVFDVNPEGKSDKQVAEEGIEALRQFWTSIGAPSRLADYDIDDSQIDVMADKAMLFGPFGNFKKLQREDVVSIYKASL from the coding sequence ATGAGATCTTTTCAATTTTATAACCCTACCCGTCTGATCTTCGGTAAAGGACAACTGGAAGCGTTGAAAACCGAAGTACCGAAATACGGCAAACGGGTTTTGCTTGTATATGGCGGCGGCAGCATTAAACGCAGTGGTCTGTATGACCAAGTGATCGGCTTGCTTAAGGAAATTGGAGCGAAAGTTACTGAACTGGCGGGCGTGGAACCGAACCCGCGTCTTTCGACTGTTCATAAAGGGGTAGACCTCTGTAAAACCAATGACATCGAACTGATTCTCGCCGTAGGCGGCGGTAGTGTGCTGGACTGTGCCAAAGCGATTGCCGTAGGTGCAAAATACGATGGAGACATGTGGGATTTTGCTCAGCGTAAAGCGGTTGCCCAGGATGCACTTCCACTTGGTACCGTACTGACCATGGCAGCGACCGGTTCCGAGATGAACTCCGGTTCCGTTATTACAAATCAGGATACACAGGAAAAATTGGGCTGGGGCAGTGCGTATTCATTCCCTGCGTTCTCTATCCTTGATCCGGTTAATACATATACCGTGCCTTTGGATCAGACCGTATATGGCATGGTTGACATGATGTCTCACGTATTGGAGCACTATTTCCACCTGGACGCCAACACGCCAGTACAGCTTGGCTTCTGTGAGACGATTCTGCGTACCGTTATGGATGCAGCACCTCGTTTGGTAGAGGATCTGGAAAACTATGAGCTGCGCGAAACCATTCTCTACTGTGGTACGATGGCCTTGAACGGTGTACTGAACATGGGACTTGCCGGTGACTGGGCAACCCACAACATTGAACACGCAGTATCTGCTGTGTATGACATCCCACATGGCGGGGGTCTGGCCATTTTGTTCCCGAACTGGATGAAACACAACCTGGACGTAAATGTGGATCGTTTCAAACGATTAGCTATTAATGTCTTTGATGTGAATCCTGAAGGTAAATCGGATAAACAGGTAGCCGAGGAAGGAATCGAAGCTTTGCGCCAATTCTGGACGTCCATCGGTGCGCCTAGTCGCCTCGCTGACTATGACATTGACGACAGCCAGATTGATGTCATGGCAGACAAGGCGATGCTGTTTGGCCCATTTGGTAACTTCAAGAAGCTGCAGCGTGAAGATGTTGTATCCATTTACAAGGCTTCTCTGTAA
- a CDS encoding protease, with protein MESIYWGCLIGGAIFAVVSLVLGDLIDGLLDGAFELPGIDFLKPVVLAGSITAFGGAGIMLTRYSSVSAIAGLILSLLIGIAAAMLVFFAYIKPMRNSEVSIAFSMKELSGKIGEITIPVPEKGFGEVMIRVASGNTIHTASSFEHRPIAAGARVVVVDVTEGVLRVAEWDEDVLKDV; from the coding sequence ATGGAGTCCATCTATTGGGGGTGTCTAATCGGAGGAGCCATATTTGCGGTCGTCAGCCTGGTGCTGGGTGACTTGATTGACGGATTGCTGGATGGAGCCTTTGAACTGCCAGGCATTGACTTTCTCAAACCTGTTGTACTTGCTGGTTCCATAACAGCCTTTGGCGGAGCTGGAATCATGTTGACGCGTTATAGCTCAGTAAGTGCAATTGCGGGTCTTATCTTATCCCTGCTTATAGGTATTGCTGCTGCCATGCTGGTATTCTTTGCTTATATCAAACCGATGCGGAACAGTGAGGTTTCCATTGCATTTTCCATGAAAGAACTATCCGGGAAAATCGGAGAGATTACGATTCCAGTACCTGAAAAGGGTTTCGGTGAGGTCATGATCCGTGTTGCTTCCGGTAACACGATTCATACCGCGTCCAGCTTCGAACATCGTCCTATTGCGGCAGGAGCGCGTGTTGTTGTGGTGGACGTTACGGAAGGTGTACTCCGTGTAGCAGAATGGGATGAAGATGTACTTAAAGACGTCTAA
- a CDS encoding flotillin family protein, producing the protein MNFDMDVLLIPAIVVGVILVLGLAFWARYKTVGPDEAMIVTGSFLGNKNISEDESGRKIKIVRGGGAFIWPVFQQSEFISLLSHKLDVSTPEVYTEQGVPVIADGVAIIKVGSAVEDVATAAEQFIGKPVEALRGEAQEVLEGHLRAILGTMTVEEVYRNRDRFAQEVQGVAARDLKKMGLQIVSFTIKDVRDKQGYLDALGKPRIAAVKRDAEIAEAEAMRDARIQKANAEEQGQKAELLRDTNIAEAAKEKELKVAMFKRDQDTAKAEADQAYHIHEARARQTVVEEEMKVELVRKEREIDLQEKEIIVREKQYDAEVKKKAEADRYAVEQAAEADRTKRMREAEAVQYSIETHAKATAEQKRLEGQAMADAERAKGTADAEVIRLRGLAEAEAKEKLAEAFQKFGEAAVLDIIVKMLPELAGKIAEPISSIDKLTVVDTGKGEGAARVSNYVTELMSTAPEMLKSVSGIDVEQLIKGLTKSKTPAPVAVQQSETPTTPSVIDKIVERAGAQE; encoded by the coding sequence ATGAATTTTGATATGGATGTGTTGTTGATTCCTGCTATTGTTGTAGGTGTTATTCTTGTTTTGGGATTGGCTTTCTGGGCAAGATACAAAACGGTCGGGCCGGATGAGGCGATGATCGTCACAGGTTCTTTCTTGGGTAATAAAAATATTTCCGAAGATGAATCCGGTCGCAAGATTAAAATCGTACGTGGTGGCGGTGCCTTCATCTGGCCTGTGTTCCAGCAGTCCGAATTTATCTCACTGTTGTCTCACAAGCTGGACGTATCCACGCCTGAAGTGTATACGGAACAGGGTGTGCCAGTTATTGCAGACGGTGTGGCTATTATCAAAGTTGGTAGTGCTGTGGAAGATGTAGCAACCGCAGCCGAACAATTCATTGGTAAACCCGTTGAAGCATTAAGAGGCGAAGCACAGGAAGTTCTGGAGGGGCATTTGCGGGCCATTCTCGGAACCATGACTGTGGAGGAAGTCTATCGAAATCGGGATCGGTTCGCTCAAGAGGTTCAAGGTGTGGCTGCACGAGATCTGAAAAAGATGGGTCTGCAGATTGTATCTTTTACCATCAAGGATGTTCGTGACAAACAAGGATATCTGGACGCGCTCGGTAAACCGAGAATTGCTGCCGTGAAGCGGGATGCCGAAATTGCGGAAGCGGAAGCGATGAGAGATGCGCGTATTCAAAAAGCAAATGCGGAAGAGCAGGGGCAGAAGGCTGAGTTATTACGTGATACCAATATCGCCGAAGCAGCCAAAGAGAAGGAATTGAAAGTAGCGATGTTTAAACGCGATCAGGATACGGCCAAAGCGGAAGCCGATCAGGCGTACCATATCCATGAAGCGCGTGCGAGACAGACTGTAGTGGAAGAAGAGATGAAGGTTGAACTCGTACGTAAAGAACGTGAAATTGATCTGCAGGAAAAAGAAATTATCGTGCGTGAGAAACAATATGATGCTGAAGTGAAGAAAAAGGCAGAAGCAGATCGTTATGCAGTTGAGCAGGCTGCCGAAGCAGATAGAACAAAAAGAATGCGCGAAGCAGAGGCAGTGCAATATTCGATTGAAACACATGCGAAGGCAACAGCAGAGCAAAAACGGCTTGAAGGTCAGGCTATGGCCGATGCAGAGCGGGCCAAAGGTACTGCGGATGCAGAAGTCATTCGTTTGCGCGGTCTGGCGGAAGCCGAAGCGAAGGAAAAATTGGCGGAAGCGTTTCAGAAGTTTGGCGAGGCTGCTGTACTCGATATTATTGTCAAAATGCTGCCGGAGCTTGCAGGTAAAATTGCGGAGCCGATCTCATCCATTGATAAATTGACCGTGGTAGATACAGGTAAGGGCGAGGGTGCAGCACGTGTAAGTAACTATGTGACCGAGCTGATGTCCACGGCTCCGGAGATGCTGAAAAGCGTATCGGGCATTGATGTAGAGCAGTTAATCAAAGGTTTGACCAAGTCCAAAACACCAGCACCCGTTGCTGTTCAGCAAAGCGAGACTCCAACCACTCCATCTGTGATCGACAAGATTGTGGAAAGAGCTGGGGCACAGGAGTAA
- the glcT gene encoding glucose PTS transporter transcription antiterminator GlcT, whose product MSSLHVNKALNNNVIIAQHPEHGEVVVIGKGIGFNRKTGDILPLMAVEKMFILKNQQEQEQYKQLLPQVDEALIEIINEVITYIAERTDVPLNEHIHIALTDHISFALKRKEQGIVIQNPFLYETREIYPEEYRMGDYAVRLIKEKLGVDLGMDEIGFIALHIYSAMTNQNISQVREHSQLITDLVGIVSDRLEYSFETESLDYSRLLTHLRFALERVRRGDKVEELHKLDSLLKLEYPEMYSLAWKLTKVMEKRLNLPVYPAEVGYLTIHLQRLNQRKEEEKQ is encoded by the coding sequence TTGAGCAGCCTGCATGTAAACAAAGCGCTAAATAATAATGTAATTATTGCACAGCATCCTGAACATGGAGAAGTCGTCGTTATCGGTAAAGGCATTGGCTTTAACCGGAAAACGGGTGATATCCTTCCCTTGATGGCTGTGGAGAAGATGTTCATTTTGAAAAATCAGCAGGAGCAAGAACAGTACAAGCAGCTTCTTCCGCAAGTAGATGAGGCTTTGATTGAGATTATTAACGAAGTCATTACCTATATTGCAGAGCGTACGGATGTCCCGCTTAACGAACATATTCATATTGCCTTGACTGATCATATTTCTTTTGCACTTAAGCGCAAAGAACAGGGCATTGTCATTCAAAATCCATTTTTATATGAAACCCGTGAAATCTATCCAGAAGAGTATCGGATGGGAGATTACGCCGTTCGCCTCATCAAGGAGAAGCTCGGTGTTGATCTGGGCATGGATGAAATTGGATTTATAGCCCTGCATATTTACAGTGCCATGACCAACCAGAACATTTCTCAAGTGCGCGAACACTCACAGTTGATTACCGATCTGGTGGGGATCGTATCGGATCGGCTGGAGTACTCGTTTGAAACGGAGTCGCTGGACTATTCACGTCTGCTTACCCATCTTCGCTTTGCGCTGGAACGTGTGCGTCGGGGTGATAAGGTGGAAGAACTTCATAAGCTGGATTCCTTGCTCAAGTTGGAGTACCCCGAAATGTACTCGCTTGCATGGAAGCTGACCAAAGTCATGGAAAAAAGGTTGAATCTTCCGGTCTATCCCGCAGAGGTTGGGTATCTGACCATCCATCTCCAACGACTGAATCAAAGGAAAGAAGAAGAGAAGCAGTGA
- the ptsG gene encoding glucose-specific PTS transporter subunit IIBC, which translates to MFKKLFGVLQRVGKALMLPVAILPAAGLLLGIGNMLVNPDFLQYVTALDTPWVNSIATIMMNAGQIVFDNLALLFAVGVAVGLAGGEGVAGLAAIIGYLVMNVTLGTAVGVTPAMIGEVPGYASILGIPTLSTGVFGGIIIGIAAALCYNRFFKIELPSYLGFFAGKRFVPIITSVVSLLLGLILVVIWPPIQSGLNAVSHFMVDTSPTLSAFIFGVVERSLIPFGLHHIFYSPFWFEFGEYVNKAGDVIRGDQQIFFNQLRDGVNLTAGTFQVGKFPFMMFGLPAAALAMYHEARPEHKKYVAGIMGSAALTSFLTGITEPLEFSFLFVAPVLFAVHCIFAGLSFMTMQILGVKIGMTFSGGFIDFLIFGIIPNRTPWWDVIIVGLILAVIYYFGFRMIIRKFNLKTPGREEATPETNSGGGSGSTDDLPHNILEAFGGQQNIKHLDACITRLRIEVNEKSNVNKDRLKQLGASGVLEVGNNVQAIFGTRSDTIKSQMQDIIAGRTPAPAPAAEVKPAPEEEKAAGAEGERIIAEDIVMPVNGELMDITNVPDPVFAEKMTGDGFAVLPHDGKITSPVYGKVFNVFPSKHAVGIMSDGGKEVLVHIGVNTVKLKGQGFNVLVQEGDLVSAGQPIMEVDLEYVKANAPSIISPVIFTNLPEGSTVTLKKSGVLKIGDQPIIEIK; encoded by the coding sequence ATGTTTAAAAAGCTTTTTGGCGTCTTGCAAAGAGTAGGTAAAGCTCTTATGCTACCTGTGGCCATTCTACCAGCGGCGGGCTTATTGCTCGGAATCGGTAATATGCTGGTGAATCCGGACTTTTTGCAATATGTAACGGCACTGGACACCCCTTGGGTGAACTCAATCGCGACAATCATGATGAACGCAGGTCAGATCGTATTTGACAATCTGGCATTGCTCTTTGCTGTGGGTGTAGCCGTTGGGCTAGCTGGAGGCGAAGGTGTGGCAGGTCTTGCGGCCATCATTGGTTATCTGGTAATGAACGTCACTTTGGGTACCGCCGTTGGGGTAACACCAGCAATGATCGGCGAAGTACCGGGTTATGCCAGCATTTTGGGTATTCCAACACTGAGTACCGGTGTGTTCGGAGGTATCATTATTGGTATAGCCGCAGCACTCTGTTACAATCGATTCTTCAAAATCGAACTGCCGTCTTACCTCGGGTTCTTTGCAGGTAAACGTTTTGTTCCGATTATCACTTCGGTTGTTTCCCTCTTGCTCGGGTTAATTCTGGTGGTTATCTGGCCGCCTATTCAAAGTGGGCTGAATGCCGTATCTCACTTCATGGTAGATACGAGTCCGACCCTGTCGGCATTCATTTTCGGAGTCGTGGAACGGTCCCTTATTCCGTTTGGACTTCATCACATTTTCTACTCTCCATTCTGGTTTGAATTCGGTGAGTATGTGAACAAAGCTGGAGACGTTATTCGCGGGGACCAGCAGATCTTTTTCAACCAATTGCGTGATGGGGTAAACCTCACGGCGGGAACCTTCCAAGTCGGTAAATTCCCGTTCATGATGTTCGGTTTGCCAGCTGCGGCACTTGCGATGTACCATGAAGCAAGACCGGAGCACAAAAAGTATGTTGCAGGGATTATGGGTTCAGCTGCGCTGACCTCATTCCTTACAGGGATTACAGAGCCACTTGAATTCTCATTCTTGTTTGTGGCACCAGTACTGTTTGCAGTACACTGTATCTTTGCAGGTCTGTCTTTCATGACGATGCAAATTCTGGGTGTCAAAATCGGGATGACGTTCTCCGGTGGATTCATTGACTTCCTGATTTTCGGGATCATCCCGAACCGCACACCTTGGTGGGACGTTATTATCGTTGGTTTGATTCTTGCCGTGATTTACTACTTCGGTTTCCGAATGATCATTCGCAAGTTCAACCTCAAAACACCAGGACGCGAAGAAGCAACACCTGAAACAAACTCCGGTGGAGGATCAGGTTCAACAGATGATCTGCCACACAATATTCTGGAAGCCTTCGGTGGGCAGCAGAATATCAAACATCTGGATGCATGTATCACTCGTTTGCGGATTGAAGTAAATGAGAAATCCAATGTAAATAAAGATCGTTTGAAACAATTAGGTGCATCTGGCGTGCTTGAAGTGGGTAATAATGTACAGGCCATTTTCGGTACACGTTCAGATACAATCAAGTCCCAAATGCAGGACATCATTGCAGGACGTACTCCGGCACCAGCACCAGCTGCTGAGGTTAAACCTGCTCCTGAAGAGGAGAAGGCTGCGGGAGCAGAAGGCGAACGCATTATTGCTGAAGATATCGTCATGCCGGTCAATGGTGAATTGATGGATATCACAAACGTACCTGATCCGGTCTTTGCCGAGAAAATGACAGGTGACGGTTTCGCTGTGCTGCCGCATGATGGCAAGATTACTTCCCCTGTATACGGTAAAGTGTTTAACGTATTCCCTAGCAAACATGCTGTCGGCATCATGTCTGACGGCGGCAAGGAAGTACTGGTTCATATAGGTGTCAACACGGTGAAATTGAAAGGTCAAGGTTTCAACGTGCTTGTGCAGGAAGGCGATCTGGTATCGGCTGGTCAACCGATTATGGAAGTGGACCTGGAGTATGTGAAAGCTAACGCTCCTTCCATCATCTCGCCAGTGATTTTCACCAACTTGCCAGAAGGCTCCACGGTAACCCTGAAGAAGAGTGGAGTGCTGAAAATTGGCGATCAGCCAATCATTGAGATAAAATAA